One part of the Moraxella sp. FZFQ2102 genome encodes these proteins:
- a CDS encoding LlaJI family restriction endonuclease, whose amino-acid sequence MTQDFSEYCSNTTSREEFVGISFTWDADTRTAKPKITFPYGYRLEGVNEKDVLLLMQTLSRFQKQVEDLGVLHANSDKILGFPLSSYMIVIEDYLRNGYYYDREIYYASRTSGKVNWGRTIKKEKPIIQDNGAVYLKMQTRIHQTNDELLITQISKHCVYESLIKMGWYYGLSTPQKPNIPFYEELFVTTLRERLHKTNKDSEKLLFESMLQVLQNIDQQSDQSQEFRFGTNRFEQVWELLIDKVYGTETGDIKKQYFPQAIWHFNDQSQALSNDLYPDTIMKTMDGFLYVIDAKYYRYGETKQPKHLPEMSSIAKQVVYAQYIARKGEKLKISPNKIRNAFLLPYDHLKFKSNSVYHYIGYADSDLSITDGQEYTKIHTLLIDTKHLMQSAQKNTPNEINCLSRIIELNIKKSQLFQICRKEI is encoded by the coding sequence ATGACTCAAGATTTCTCCGAGTATTGTTCGAATACAACAAGCAGAGAAGAGTTTGTAGGAATCTCATTTACATGGGATGCTGACACACGCACAGCCAAGCCTAAAATCACCTTTCCTTATGGATACCGTCTTGAAGGAGTTAATGAGAAAGATGTGCTTTTGCTTATGCAAACACTATCAAGATTTCAAAAACAAGTTGAAGACCTTGGCGTTTTGCATGCAAATAGTGATAAGATTTTAGGATTCCCTTTGAGTTCTTACATGATTGTCATTGAAGATTACTTACGAAATGGCTATTACTACGATCGAGAAATTTATTATGCAAGTAGAACATCGGGCAAGGTGAATTGGGGCCGAACCATTAAAAAAGAAAAGCCGATCATCCAAGATAATGGTGCGGTTTATCTTAAAATGCAAACTCGAATACACCAAACTAATGATGAGTTACTAATTACACAAATTAGTAAACATTGCGTATATGAAAGCTTGATAAAAATGGGATGGTATTATGGGTTATCAACACCCCAAAAACCAAATATACCTTTTTATGAAGAATTATTTGTTACAACGCTTCGCGAGCGTTTGCATAAGACCAATAAAGATTCGGAAAAGCTGTTATTTGAAAGCATGCTACAAGTGCTCCAAAATATTGATCAACAAAGTGACCAATCTCAAGAATTTCGATTTGGGACAAATCGATTTGAGCAAGTTTGGGAGTTACTAATTGATAAGGTTTATGGCACTGAAACTGGTGATATTAAAAAACAGTATTTCCCACAGGCAATATGGCATTTTAACGACCAATCTCAAGCACTATCGAATGATCTGTACCCAGACACTATCATGAAAACGATGGATGGGTTTCTATATGTTATCGATGCCAAATATTACCGATATGGCGAGACTAAACAACCAAAACACCTGCCCGAGATGTCGTCTATCGCCAAGCAGGTTGTGTATGCACAATACATAGCACGAAAAGGAGAAAAGCTAAAGATTTCTCCAAATAAAATTCGAAATGCATTCCTACTACCCTACGACCATCTAAAATTCAAAAGCAATTCCGTCTATCATTACATCGGGTATGCTGACTCCGATCTATCTATTACAGATGGTCAAGAATACACCAAAATTCACACCTTGCTGATTGATACCAAGCATTTAATGCAGTCGGCACAGAAAAATACTCCGAATGAAATCAATTGTCTTTCTCGGATTATTGAACTAAATATTAAAAAAAGCCAGTTGTTTCAAATTTGCCGCAAGGAAATTTAA
- a CDS encoding DNA cytosine methyltransferase: protein MSLKVIDLFAGCGGFSTGFLQNGLEVIKAVEFDKSIAETYQKNHPKTKLIVDDIKNVDNGSFFHLNEADIIIGGPPCQGFSMAGARIRQGFIDDPRNQLFRHYFSIVKTVKPKMFIMENVKGLLTMEKGKIFNEIIEIFSDKSLLDGCRYSLYHTVLKASNYGIPQGRERLFIIGVLDRKINFENELNKTRDIIIQKNPSFFDATTVHDAIANLCGTTEDGKVENPEAVTRYQHYLSSKHKHIFNHNTPNHSKVAIERMQKIGNGENFTVLNEEIKSVHSGAYGRLHWNDIAPTITTRFDTPSGGRFIHPKENRTLTPREAARIQSFPDEFIFYGNKSSICRQIGNAVPPKLGYFWAEFTKLILSEEAST, encoded by the coding sequence ATGTCTCTAAAAGTAATTGATTTATTTGCAGGCTGTGGTGGATTTTCTACTGGATTCCTTCAAAACGGATTGGAGGTTATTAAAGCTGTTGAATTTGATAAAAGTATCGCAGAAACTTATCAAAAAAATCACCCAAAAACAAAGCTTATTGTTGATGATATTAAAAATGTTGATAATGGTAGTTTTTTTCACCTTAACGAAGCTGATATTATTATTGGCGGACCTCCTTGTCAGGGTTTTTCTATGGCAGGAGCGAGAATTAGACAAGGGTTTATAGACGATCCTCGTAATCAGCTATTCCGACATTATTTTAGCATAGTAAAAACAGTTAAGCCAAAAATGTTCATTATGGAAAATGTTAAAGGCTTACTGACTATGGAAAAGGGTAAAATTTTCAATGAAATAATTGAGATTTTTTCTGATAAAAGTTTATTGGACGGTTGCCGGTATTCTTTATATCACACAGTGTTAAAGGCATCTAATTATGGAATTCCTCAAGGCAGAGAAAGGTTGTTTATTATAGGGGTATTGGATCGTAAGATAAACTTTGAGAATGAATTAAATAAAACTAGGGATATAATCATTCAAAAAAACCCCAGTTTCTTTGATGCAACAACCGTCCACGATGCCATAGCAAATTTATGCGGAACTACTGAAGATGGTAAAGTGGAGAATCCAGAGGCAGTTACTAGATACCAACATTATCTAAGTTCTAAGCATAAGCATATATTCAATCACAATACACCCAATCATTCAAAGGTTGCTATAGAGAGAATGCAAAAAATTGGAAATGGGGAAAACTTTACTGTGTTGAATGAAGAAATTAAATCTGTACATAGTGGCGCATATGGGCGGTTGCATTGGAATGATATAGCGCCTACAATTACTACAAGATTTGACACGCCAAGCGGCGGTCGGTTTATTCACCCTAAAGAAAACCGAACTCTTACACCAAGAGAGGCGGCAAGAATACAATCTTTTCCAGATGAATTTATTTTTTATGGGAACAAATCTTCAATTTGCCGTCAGATTGGCAACGCAGTCCCTCCCAAGTTGGGGTATTTTTGGGCTGAGTTTACCAAATTGATTTTAAGTGAGGAGGCTTCGACATGA
- the rlmN gene encoding 23S rRNA (adenine(2503)-C(2))-methyltransferase RlmN has translation MNKIPVIHTSDTAEDAKESKINLLGMSKDELSAFFISLGEKPFRATQVMKWIYQFGVTDFFEMTNISKKLQQRLHETACVIPPKVKYKEFSNDGTRKWVFEVAGGSLVETVLIPADENKQFGRKTLCISSQVGCALDCSFCSTGKQGFERDLTPSEIIGQLWVANQSYMEDVAPTERENRVTNVVMMGMGEPLLNYEPVVASMSLMLDDHAFGLSKRRVTLSTSGVVPKMYDLAKDIDVALAISLHAPNDTLRDELVPINKKYPLSELIKAAKAYVYDENPRHKKHVTIEYVMLAGVNDSDEHARQLVALLKDLPSKINLIPFNPFPHAPYDRSSNNRIHAFSNILNNAGFVCTIRQTRGDDIDAACGQLVGQVADRTRRAKKWQESIEKRQQSAE, from the coding sequence GTGAATAAAATCCCAGTCATTCATACCTCTGATACCGCCGAAGATGCCAAAGAAAGCAAGATCAATCTTTTGGGCATGTCCAAAGATGAGCTGTCGGCGTTTTTTATCAGCCTTGGCGAAAAGCCATTTCGTGCGACGCAGGTGATGAAGTGGATTTATCAATTTGGCGTGACTGACTTTTTTGAGATGACTAATATTTCAAAAAAACTACAACAACGCCTACATGAGACGGCGTGCGTCATCCCGCCAAAAGTCAAGTACAAAGAATTTAGTAATGACGGTACGCGTAAGTGGGTCTTTGAAGTGGCAGGGGGTTCGCTGGTTGAGACTGTGCTGATTCCTGCTGATGAAAATAAGCAATTTGGGCGCAAGACCTTGTGTATCTCAAGCCAAGTGGGCTGTGCATTGGATTGTTCATTTTGTAGTACAGGTAAACAGGGCTTTGAGCGTGATCTGACCCCAAGCGAGATCATCGGTCAGCTGTGGGTTGCCAATCAGTCCTATATGGAAGATGTTGCACCGACTGAGCGTGAGAACCGCGTGACCAATGTGGTGATGATGGGCATGGGTGAACCGCTGCTCAATTACGAGCCTGTCGTAGCATCGATGTCTTTGATGCTGGATGATCATGCCTTTGGTCTTTCTAAGCGTCGCGTCACGCTATCGACATCGGGCGTCGTGCCGAAGATGTATGATCTTGCTAAAGATATTGATGTTGCACTTGCCATCAGCTTGCACGCGCCTAATGACACACTGCGCGATGAGCTTGTACCGATTAATAAAAAATATCCATTATCTGAGCTGATCAAAGCTGCCAAAGCTTATGTCTATGATGAAAATCCACGCCACAAAAAACATGTCACCATCGAATATGTCATGCTCGCCGGCGTCAATGATAGCGATGAGCACGCACGCCAATTGGTCGCGCTATTAAAAGATTTGCCAAGTAAGATCAACTTAATTCCATTCAACCCATTTCCGCACGCACCATACGATCGCTCAAGTAACAACCGCATTCATGCCTTTAGCAATATTTTAAATAACGCAGGCTTTGTTTGCACCATTCGCCAAACACGCGGCGATGATATTGATGCGGCGTGTGGGCAGCTTGTGGGACAAGTGGCGGATCGCACACGCCGTGCCAAAAAATGGCAAGAAAGCATCGAAAAACGCCAGCAGTCAGCTGAATGA
- a CDS encoding McrB family protein: MNEFLQNKLNELQDMQKGACWYIVKQETSFVALCYLVDFLQEYQNTSSQAKNLEQFIKSKAERLNQSLHLNITTTHRALRVAVFFGLITNSNPYEQSQITSVYNEIKQRCNGKFEDIQTYQDIVQRQIEKMFISSEIDEQFESTRSEYRLYPVMLLYKILLELYLSGQDPKISDFEYRYFVATTKTFEGFLDTLLLIQSLRQDDDKVSIERQFIQYKEKVDNRLIQALKQLETLDFSESGYIKLKIDRIKEIAQKLYFFEQDPSSFNKDNYGQFLQSDSALIPLSSQSEQSDPQNLLLYGVAGVGKSYYVNQQLNNLNGENEHRIERVVFHPDYLNADFIGQILPTVKKDVGITYEFKAGPFTRILKKAFDNPDQHHYLVIEEINRGNAPAIFGEIFQLLDRNSKGESEYKISNDLIAGFINDTLDQNSDSKVSNGNLKIQNNMIYIPSNLSIYATMNTADQNVFTLDTAFQRRWTMQMMENNIEQCGFRNVVIGDTGVTWDKFNTELNTIILQSNKNTLSSEDKRLGAYFVKPHELTIQDGSCPFAEKVIKYLWDDVFKFKKSELFRDDLDSLDQVLKEFNNGVGSAKFNIFIESVRQSLLSSPKPSTEDVADASGEFVFADSKDENE; this comes from the coding sequence ATGAATGAGTTTTTGCAAAACAAACTGAATGAATTACAGGATATGCAGAAAGGTGCGTGTTGGTATATCGTCAAACAAGAAACTTCATTTGTGGCTTTGTGCTATTTGGTTGATTTTTTACAAGAATATCAAAATACCTCATCGCAAGCTAAGAATCTTGAGCAATTTATTAAAAGCAAGGCTGAGCGGTTAAATCAAAGCTTGCATTTAAATATTACAACCACGCACAGAGCATTGAGAGTTGCTGTCTTTTTTGGGCTAATTACGAATTCAAATCCGTATGAACAATCTCAGATCACATCTGTGTACAATGAGATTAAGCAGCGCTGTAATGGAAAGTTTGAAGATATCCAAACTTATCAAGATATTGTTCAACGACAAATAGAAAAAATGTTTATTAGTTCGGAAATTGATGAGCAGTTCGAAAGTACCCGTTCTGAGTATCGCCTATATCCAGTAATGCTCTTGTATAAAATACTCCTTGAGTTATACCTATCTGGTCAAGATCCAAAAATCTCAGATTTTGAATATCGATATTTTGTTGCAACTACTAAAACATTTGAAGGATTTTTAGATACACTACTGCTTATCCAATCATTGCGTCAAGATGACGACAAAGTTTCTATAGAAAGACAGTTTATTCAATATAAAGAAAAAGTAGATAATCGTTTAATACAGGCTTTAAAACAGCTAGAGACTTTAGACTTCAGTGAGTCAGGTTATATAAAACTGAAAATTGACAGAATTAAAGAAATTGCTCAAAAACTATATTTTTTTGAGCAAGATCCAAGTAGCTTTAATAAAGACAACTATGGTCAATTCCTGCAATCAGATAGTGCATTGATTCCTTTATCTAGTCAATCCGAACAATCCGATCCGCAAAACCTTCTCCTCTACGGAGTTGCAGGTGTTGGAAAAAGTTATTATGTAAACCAGCAACTAAACAATCTCAACGGTGAAAATGAACATCGCATTGAGCGAGTGGTTTTTCATCCCGACTATCTTAATGCAGACTTTATTGGTCAAATTTTGCCCACGGTTAAAAAAGATGTCGGGATTACCTATGAATTTAAGGCGGGTCCATTCACTCGCATTCTTAAAAAGGCTTTTGATAATCCAGATCAACACCACTATTTAGTGATTGAAGAGATTAACCGCGGAAATGCGCCTGCTATTTTTGGTGAAATCTTCCAGTTGCTTGACCGTAATAGCAAAGGTGAGAGCGAATACAAAATTTCAAACGATTTGATTGCAGGATTTATCAATGATACCTTAGATCAGAACTCCGATAGCAAGGTTTCCAACGGAAATCTTAAAATTCAGAATAACATGATTTATATCCCTAGCAACCTATCCATCTATGCAACCATGAATACAGCCGACCAAAATGTGTTCACTCTTGATACAGCATTCCAAAGACGATGGACAATGCAGATGATGGAAAATAATATTGAGCAGTGTGGTTTCAGAAATGTAGTCATTGGTGATACAGGTGTGACTTGGGACAAATTCAATACAGAACTTAACACCATCATTTTGCAATCAAATAAGAATACACTATCTTCTGAAGATAAGCGACTTGGAGCATACTTTGTCAAACCCCACGAACTAACCATACAGGACGGTTCTTGCCCATTTGCCGAGAAAGTCATTAAATACCTTTGGGATGATGTCTTTAAGTTTAAGAAATCAGAGTTGTTCAGAGATGATTTGGATAGCTTAGACCAAGTATTGAAAGAGTTCAATAATGGCGTTGGAAGTGCAAAATTTAATATTTTCATTGAAAGCGTTCGCCAAAGTTTGCTAAGCAGCCCAAAACCAAGCACTGAAGATGTAGCTGACGCTAGCGGTGAATTTGTCTTTGCAGACTCTAAGGATGAAAACGAGTAA
- the ispG gene encoding flavodoxin-dependent (E)-4-hydroxy-3-methylbut-2-enyl-diphosphate synthase: protein MSAYNPIKRRPTKKIHVGNVAIGGDAPISVQSMTNTNTCDVAATVAQIQRCVDAGADLMRVSTPTMESVAAFAEIKKQVSVPLIADIHFDHKIAIAVADAGADCLRINPGNIGNDAKVREVVAAARHHNVPIRIGVNAGSLEKDLQKKYGEPTGEAMLESALRHIDILEKLDFQNYKISVKASNVFLTLDAYRLISAQIDNPLHLGVTEAGVYRTGTVKSAIALGGLLLDGIGDTMRISLAAEPEEEIKIGFDILKSLGIRSNGVNFIACPSCSRQEFDVIKVMNELEARLEDVREPLDLSVIGCKVNGPGEAKEATIGVVGASPNSLVYRNGQKSHLIDTTKLVDEIEAMVRAQVKEIQDNRANEILRVQG from the coding sequence ATGTCAGCATACAATCCTATCAAACGCCGCCCTACCAAAAAAATCCATGTCGGTAATGTCGCCATCGGTGGTGATGCGCCGATCAGCGTGCAGAGTATGACCAATACCAATACTTGTGATGTCGCAGCGACGGTCGCGCAGATCCAGCGCTGTGTCGATGCAGGTGCTGATTTGATGCGTGTTTCGACACCGACAATGGAAAGTGTGGCTGCATTTGCTGAGATCAAAAAACAGGTTTCAGTACCATTGATTGCTGATATTCACTTTGATCATAAAATCGCCATCGCTGTGGCAGATGCAGGTGCTGACTGCCTGCGCATTAACCCAGGTAATATCGGCAACGATGCCAAAGTGCGTGAAGTGGTCGCTGCAGCGCGTCATCATAATGTGCCAATTCGCATCGGCGTCAATGCTGGCTCACTAGAAAAAGATTTACAAAAAAAATACGGCGAACCGACTGGTGAAGCGATGCTAGAATCGGCACTTCGTCATATTGATATTTTGGAAAAACTGGATTTTCAAAATTATAAAATTTCAGTTAAAGCATCGAATGTATTTTTAACTTTAGATGCCTATCGCTTGATTTCAGCCCAGATTGACAATCCGCTACACCTAGGTGTGACCGAAGCGGGCGTGTATCGTACCGGTACGGTGAAATCAGCAATCGCTTTGGGTGGTCTTTTGCTTGATGGCATTGGCGATACCATGCGCATTTCGCTGGCGGCTGAACCTGAAGAAGAGATTAAAATCGGCTTTGATATTCTAAAATCATTAGGCATTCGCTCAAATGGGGTGAATTTTATTGCTTGCCCAAGCTGCAGCCGCCAAGAATTTGATGTCATTAAAGTGATGAATGAGCTAGAAGCGCGCCTAGAAGATGTGCGTGAGCCGCTTGATTTGTCAGTAATTGGCTGTAAGGTCAATGGTCCAGGTGAAGCCAAAGAAGCGACCATTGGCGTGGTCGGCGCAAGCCCAAATAGCCTTGTATATCGCAATGGTCAAAAAAGCCATTTGATTGATACCACCAAGCTTGTTGATGAAATCGAAGCCATGGTGCGTGCGCAGGTCAAAGAAATTCAGGATAATCGCGCCAATGAGATTTTGCGCGTGCAGGGCTAA
- the hisS gene encoding histidine--tRNA ligase, with protein sequence MSKITAIKGFNDVLPSDSPNWRRLESKLISVLDGYGFSQIRLPIVEETQLFARGVGEATDIVEKEMYSFFDKGEPPTALTLRPEGTAGAVRAVIEHNLTRGDTPKLWYIGPMFRYERPQKGRYRQFHQLGVECFGSELPDADAELIAMTHRMWQVLGIDHEVKLQLNTLGESDERQAYKAALVAYLTAHKADLDEDSQRRLSTNPLRILDSKDEKTQAILQNAPKLSEFLGDDTKAHFAKVQEYLTALGIGFEINEKLVRGLDYYNKTVFEWVTDKLGSQATVCGGGRYDGLVGIIKGKPEQSEPGVGFAMGLERLLLLIEAVNPFDEQAQCDIFVTASPECYVQGMKYASELRHRQPNLRVKMASATSLRAQMKKADKSGASHTVIIAEDEVAAGEITVKTMATGEQVRVAASHHFDV encoded by the coding sequence ATGAGTAAGATTACCGCGATTAAGGGCTTTAATGATGTTTTGCCAAGCGATAGCCCAAATTGGCGTCGCCTAGAATCTAAGCTAATCAGTGTGCTGGATGGCTACGGTTTTAGCCAAATTCGCTTGCCGATCGTCGAAGAGACACAGCTGTTCGCGCGCGGTGTTGGTGAAGCGACAGACATCGTCGAAAAAGAAATGTACAGCTTTTTTGACAAGGGCGAACCACCGACTGCATTGACTTTGCGACCAGAAGGTACAGCAGGTGCGGTGCGTGCGGTGATCGAGCATAATTTGACGCGTGGCGATACGCCAAAGCTTTGGTATATCGGCCCGATGTTTCGCTATGAGCGTCCGCAAAAAGGTCGCTATCGCCAGTTCCATCAATTGGGTGTGGAATGTTTTGGCAGTGAGCTGCCTGATGCTGATGCTGAGCTGATTGCCATGACGCATCGTATGTGGCAGGTGCTGGGTATTGATCATGAAGTAAAACTACAATTAAATACTTTGGGTGAATCAGATGAGCGCCAAGCGTACAAAGCGGCTTTGGTGGCGTATTTGACCGCGCACAAGGCGGATCTGGACGAAGATTCACAGCGTCGTCTTAGCACCAATCCACTGCGAATCTTGGACAGTAAAGATGAAAAAACCCAAGCGATTTTACAAAATGCACCAAAATTAAGCGAATTTTTGGGTGATGATACCAAAGCGCATTTTGCCAAAGTGCAAGAATATTTGACCGCTTTGGGCATTGGCTTTGAGATTAATGAAAAGCTTGTGCGCGGCTTGGATTATTATAATAAGACTGTCTTTGAATGGGTCACAGATAAGCTTGGCTCGCAGGCAACGGTCTGCGGCGGTGGTCGCTATGATGGCTTGGTTGGTATCATTAAGGGTAAGCCTGAGCAATCTGAGCCTGGTGTGGGCTTTGCGATGGGGCTTGAGCGCTTGCTTTTGTTGATTGAAGCGGTGAATCCATTTGATGAACAAGCGCAATGCGATATCTTTGTCACCGCATCGCCTGAATGCTATGTACAAGGCATGAAATACGCCAGTGAGCTGCGCCATCGTCAGCCAAACTTGCGTGTAAAAATGGCAAGTGCTACAAGCCTAAGAGCACAGATGAAAAAGGCGGATAAATCAGGCGCATCGCATACCGTAATCATCGCCGAAGATGAAGTGGCAGCGGG
- a CDS encoding Fic family protein: MYSSITDPIGAVWLIRKLDLAVYSPLYTVSEIGKSRMTVKDGDFTKHTYQARVRPSDDVMAHLVFHLKHEIVSFELLVRVFEKIDHKLIEDYINSEPTGQYARRLGFLYEWLMDKQLSITAIIGGNYADVLDGEQFVVASSSTKDTRWRVNNNIAGTPSFAPVVIKTDAVKAAIEFDIKDKLDKISEEFGEDLILRSSVWITLRESRSSFIIEGEGKKENRIERFAAVMAEQVGKGEMPLNPKALARLQQEIIGRSLSIETFGVRQSPVFVGESNFREKKEIVHYIAPPQQMVDEQLQGLSEFMDKTQGQSSIMRGAVAAFGFVYIHPLADGNGRVHRLLINDILRRDRQTHDPIILPISKAIIEDGSSRKAYNQVLDTISKAVMKSLDGQYQFKEHIRYADGIRSNLVLNDTSQALPLWRYMDLTPHVVYLANLLQKVITEDMPDESRYLRHYDSIRENLKNIIDMSNHDADRIIRSIIDNQGVRSNKLVKEYPMLADDELWSELVTTVNRSNLI; encoded by the coding sequence ATGTATTCATCTATCACAGACCCAATTGGTGCAGTTTGGCTGATTCGCAAGCTTGATCTGGCTGTTTACTCACCTTTATATACTGTCAGTGAGATTGGCAAGAGTCGTATGACGGTCAAGGATGGCGATTTTACCAAACACACTTATCAAGCACGCGTTCGCCCTAGCGATGATGTGATGGCTCATTTGGTATTTCATCTAAAGCATGAAATTGTATCGTTTGAATTATTGGTGCGAGTATTTGAGAAAATTGATCACAAATTGATTGAAGATTATATTAACAGCGAACCAACGGGACAATACGCTCGCAGATTGGGCTTTTTGTATGAATGGTTGATGGATAAGCAGCTGTCAATCACAGCGATCATCGGTGGTAATTATGCGGATGTATTGGATGGTGAACAGTTTGTGGTGGCATCTAGCAGTACAAAAGATACGCGTTGGCGAGTGAATAACAATATTGCGGGTACGCCAAGCTTTGCCCCAGTGGTGATTAAGACCGATGCAGTTAAGGCGGCTATTGAATTTGATATTAAAGACAAGCTTGATAAGATAAGTGAAGAATTTGGCGAAGATTTGATTTTACGCTCATCGGTGTGGATTACCTTGCGTGAGAGTCGTTCAAGCTTTATTATTGAGGGCGAGGGTAAAAAAGAGAATCGCATTGAACGCTTTGCTGCAGTGATGGCAGAACAGGTGGGCAAAGGCGAAATGCCGCTAAATCCCAAAGCTTTGGCAAGGCTGCAACAAGAAATCATCGGCAGAAGCTTGAGCATTGAGACTTTTGGGGTTAGGCAGTCGCCTGTATTTGTTGGCGAGAGTAATTTTCGTGAAAAAAAAGAGATTGTGCATTATATCGCACCGCCACAACAGATGGTGGACGAGCAGTTACAGGGCTTAAGCGAATTTATGGATAAAACCCAAGGGCAATCAAGCATTATGCGTGGTGCTGTGGCTGCTTTTGGCTTTGTGTATATTCATCCTTTAGCAGATGGCAATGGGCGAGTGCATCGCTTGCTGATTAATGATATTTTGCGTAGAGACCGGCAAACCCATGATCCAATTATCCTGCCAATCTCAAAAGCCATCATCGAAGATGGTAGTAGTCGTAAGGCGTATAATCAAGTGCTAGATACCATCTCCAAGGCAGTGATGAAGAGCTTAGATGGTCAATATCAGTTTAAAGAGCATATCCGTTATGCTGATGGCATACGCTCAAATCTTGTGCTGAATGACACAAGCCAAGCCCTACCCCTTTGGCGATATATGGACCTGACGCCCCATGTGGTGTATTTGGCAAATTTACTACAAAAAGTCATCACCGAAGATATGCCCGATGAATCTCGCTACTTACGCCATTATGACAGTATTCGAGAAAATCTTAAAAATATCATCGACATGAGCAATCATGATGCCGATCGAATTATCCGTAGTATCATTGACAATCAAGGAGTCAGAAGTAACAAACTAGTCAAAGAATACCCTATGCTGGCTGATGATGAGTTGTGGAGTGAGCTCGTAACTACCGTAAATCGTAGCAATTTAATTTAA